A genomic window from Salmo salar chromosome ssa23, Ssal_v3.1, whole genome shotgun sequence includes:
- the ephb1 gene encoding ephrin type-B receptor 1 precursor (The RefSeq protein has 2 substitutions compared to this genomic sequence) has protein sequence MPVDLFAILCVIATVYAVEETVMDTRTATAELGWIAYPASGWEEVSGYDENLNTIRTYQVCNVFEPSQNNWLLTTFIDRRGAQRVYVEMRFTVRDCSSIPSVPGSCKETFNLYYYETDSVIATTKGTAFWMEAPYLKVDTIAADESFSQVDFGGRLMKVNTEVRSFGPLSHNGFYLAFQDYGACMSLLSVRVFHKKCPSVVQNFAIFPETMTGAESTSLVIARGTCIANSEEVDFPIKLYCNGDGEWMVPIGSCPCKAGFEPDNGNVCRGTRKGCVVYSQSEAQREPEADCTLF, from the exons aGACAGTGATGGACACGAGGACAGCCACAGCAGAGCTGGGTTGGATAGCGTATCCTGCCTCTGGG TGGGAGGAGGTGAGTGGTTACGATGAGAACCTCAACACCATCAGGACCTACCAGGTGTGTAACGTGTTCGAGCCCAGCCAGAACAACTGGCTCCTTACCACCTTCATCGACAGACGAGGGGCTCAGCGTGTCTATGTGGAGATGCGTTTCACTGTCCGTGACTGCAGCTCCATCCCCAGTGTCCCTGGCTCCTGTAAGGAGACCTTCAACCTCTACTACTACGAGACGGACTCGGTCATCGCCACCACCAAGGGAaccgccttctggatggaagcccCCTACCTGAAGGTGGACACCATTGCGGCTGACGAGAGCTTCTCCCAGGTGGACTTCGGTGGTCGATTGATGAAGGTCAACACGGAGGTGCGGAGCTTCGGCCCGCTGTCTCATAATGGTTTCTACCTGGCCTTCCAGGACTACGGGGCCTGCATGTCTCTGCTGTCCGTACGTGTCTTCCATAAGAAGTGCCCCAGCGTGGTGCAAAACTTTGCCATCTTCCCCGAGACCATGACGGGTGCCGAGAGCACCTCCTTGGTCATTGCCAGAGGCACGTGCATCGCTAACTCAGAGGAGGTGGATTTTCCCATCAAGCTGTACTGCAACGGAGATGGAGAGTGGATGGTTCCCATCGGGAGCTGCACCTGCAAGGCTGGCTTTGAGCCAGACAACGGCAACGTCTGTAGAG GGACAAGAAAAGGTTGTGTTGTCTATTGCCAGTCAGAAGCACAGAGGGAGCCAGAAGCTGATTGTACTTTATTTTGA